In Penaeus monodon isolate SGIC_2016 chromosome 26, NSTDA_Pmon_1, whole genome shotgun sequence, the following are encoded in one genomic region:
- the LOC119589967 gene encoding uncharacterized protein LOC119589967 gives MKFMVIFAVVGAAAAAVPFRTSYSAPGGGRYVVTQDNSFEYGVRDTSLEYVRNVGDLINVGAAGGPVSVKSATDNQVQNFPYAIGLDSSEEVMFHAGELGDLSGRTRSARVKTLSHMLNSGYVDASDEFRFRSNLARATALGGKNYYINDSGELFYREGAGASHAGPSAAAGQGVQVA, from the exons ATGAAGTTCATG GTCATCTTCGCCGTAGTGGGCGCCGCAGCCGCCGCCGTGCCCTTCCGCACCTCCTACAGCGCCCCAGGAGGCGGCCGATACGTCGTCACCCAGGA CAACTCCTTCGAGTATGGTGTCCGCGACACGTCATTGGAGTACGTTCGGAATGTCG GTGACCTGATCAACGTGGGAGCTGCTGGTGGGCCGGTAAGTGTAAAGTCTGCGACAGATAACCAAGTGCAGAACTTCCCTTACGCCATAGGTCTTGATAGCTCCGAGGAAGTCATGTTTCATGCCGGAGAACTTGGTGATTTG AGCGGCCGCACGCGCTCCGCACGCGTCAAAACCCTTAGCCATATGCTGAATTCCGGCTACGTCGACGCCTCCGACGAATTCCGCTTCAGGAGCAACCTCGCGAGGGCCACCGCACTCGGAGGGAAGAACTACTACATCAACGACTCGGGCGAGCTCTTCTACAGAGAAGGCGCCGGCGCCTCCCACGCAGGACCTTCCGCTGCCGCCGGCCAGGGCGTCCAGGTGGCTTAG